A DNA window from Equus quagga isolate Etosha38 chromosome 21, UCLA_HA_Equagga_1.0, whole genome shotgun sequence contains the following coding sequences:
- the MRPL39 gene encoding 39S ribosomal protein L39, mitochondrial, giving the protein MAAGAWGLRLCRAAPGGGPGWRFIATSPASQLSPTELIEMRNDVFNKEKNRQLSLTPRTEKIEVKHVGKTDPGTVFVMNKNVSTPYSCAMHLSEWYCRKSILALVDGQPWDMYKPLTKSCEIQFLTFKDRDPGEVNKAYWRSCAMMMGCVIERAFKDEYVVSLVRAPQVPVIAGAFCYDVVLDKRLDEWVPTKENLRSFTKDARALIYKDLPFEPLEVDAKVALEIFQHNKYKIDFIEEKASQNPERIIKLHRFGDFIDVSEGPLIPRTSICFQYEVSAVHNLQATQSSLVRRFQGLSLPVHLRAHFTIWDKLLERSRKMVTEDQTKPTEESTSP; this is encoded by the exons ATGGCCGCGGGGGCCTGGGGGCTGCGGCTCTGTCGGGCCGCCCCCGGTGGCGGGCCCGGCTGGA GATTTATAGCAACATCGCCAGCTTCTCAGCTGTCACCGACCGAACTGATAGAAATGCGGAATGATGtctttaataaagagaaaaacaggcagTTATCATTAACGCCCCGCACGGAGAAGATCGAAGTTAAACACGTTGGGAAAACTGACCCCGGCACTGTCTTTGTGATGAATAAAAACGTTTCAACTCCCTATAGTTGTGCCATGC ATTTGAGTGAGTGGTACTGCAGGAAGTCCATTCTGGCTCTCGTGGACGGGCAGCCTTGGGACATGTATAAGCCTTTGACCAAGTCCTGTGAGATTCAGTTCCTTACCTTCAAAGATCGTGATCCAGGAGAAGTGAATAAG gctTATTGGCGTTCTTGTGCCATGATGATGGGCTGTGTGATAGAGAGGGCATTCAAAGATGAATATGTGGTCAGTTTGGTCAGAGCTCCACAAGTTCCTG TAATAGCTGGAGCCTTCTGCTATGATGTAGTTTTGGATAAGAGACTTGATGAGTGGGTGCCAACAAAA gagAACCTGCGTTCCTTCACAAAAGATGCTCGTGCTTTAATTTATAAAGATCTTCCGTTTGAACCTCTGGAAGTTGACGCAAAAGTAGCATTAGAAATATTTCAACACAACAA GTACAAAATAGATTTCATAGAAGAGAAGGCATCTCAGAACCCTGAGAGAATAATCAAGCTACACAg ATTTGGTGACTTCATTGATGTCAGTGAGGGCCCTCTTATTCCAAGAACGAGTATTTGTTTCCAGTATGAAGTGTCAGCGGTTCACAATCTTCAAGCCACCCAGTCGAGTCTTGTACGAAGATTCCAgggtctctctttacctgttcaCTTAAGA